One Phaseolus vulgaris cultivar G19833 chromosome 2, P. vulgaris v2.0, whole genome shotgun sequence DNA window includes the following coding sequences:
- the LOC137812294 gene encoding ultraviolet-B receptor UVR8-like, with amino-acid sequence MDATTSGTPTIQYHNIPDQPITTIVATQLPTFQRQLRHCFGDSSPGEFPLSANPSIVLHVLTSCSLYPQDLAKLEATCSFFKKPANFAPDFDLSLSELAALDMCQKRAIFKPMTTEQQQDLKQRCGGSWKLVLRFLMAGEACCRREKSQAIAGPGHSIAVTSKGVVYSFGSNSSGQLGHGTTKEEWQPRPIRALQGIRIIQATVATGRTMLISDFGQVYAFGKDSFGEAENGIQGSKMVTAPQLVESLKNIFVVQAAIGNFFTAVLSREGRVYTFSWGSDGKLCHHTDPNDVEPRPLLGALEHMPVVQIAAGFCYLLCLVCQPSGMSVYSVGCGLGGKLGHGSKTDEKYPRLIEQFQVLNLQPKVVAAGAWHAAVVGQDGRICTWGWGRCGCLGHGNEECESVPKVVEELRDVKAVHVATGDYTTFVVADNGDVYSFGCGESASLGHNPENNEQGDMHANVLSPKLVSSMKEINEKVVQISLTNSIYWNAHTFALTESGKLYAFGAGDKGQLGVELGANHTERGKPERLDIDLG; translated from the exons ATGGATGCCACTACCAGTGGAACCCCAACTATACAATACCATAACATCCCTGATCAGCCAATTACTACCATTGTTGCCACACAATTGCCTACATTTCAGCGCCAACTACGCCATTGCTTTGGGGACTCCAGTCCAGGAGAGTTTCCCTTGTCTGCTAATCCTTCAATTGTCCTTCATGTCCTTACATCATGTAGCTTGTATCCTCAAGACCTTGCTAAACTTGAG GCAACATGCTCCTTCTTCAAGAAGCCGGCAAACTTTGCTCCGGATTTCGATTTGTCCTTGTCAGAGCTTGCTGCATTGGACATGTGCCAGAAGAGAGCCATTTTTAAGCCAATGACGACTGAACAACAGCAAGATTTGAAGCAAAGATGTGGTGGTTCTTGGAAATTGGTTCTGAGGTTTTTGATGGCTGGAGAAGCATGTTGCAGAAGAGAGAAATCACAGGCAATAGCAGGTCCTGGTCATAGCATTGCTGTGACATCAAAAGGGGTTGTTTATTCATTTGGGTCCAATAGTTCAGGACAACTTGGGCATGGTACAACTAAAGAGGAATGGCAACCTCGACCAATCAG AGCTTTACAAGGCATCCGGATTATACAAGCTACTGTTGCGACAGGGAGAACAATGTTAATCAGTGATTTTGGGCAGGTTTATGCCTTTGGGAAAGACTCTTTTGGTGAAGCTGAGAATGGAATTCAAGGATCTAAAATGGTTACAGCTCCACAGTTAGTTGAATctttgaaaaacatatttgttgTGCAAGCTGCAATTGGAAACTTTTTCACAGCCGTATTGTCAAGAGAAGGCAGGGTTTATACTTTTTCTTGGGGTAGTGATGGAAAACTCTGCCACCATACAGATCCTAATGATGTGGAACCTCGTCCTTTATTAGGAGCTCTGGAGCACATGCCAGTAGTGCAGATAGCTGCCGGTTTCTGCTACCTCCTTTGTTTGGTTTGTCAACCAAGTGGAAT GTCTGTCTACTCTGTTGGGTGTGGTTTGGGTGGGAAGCTTGGCCATGGCTCAAAAACTGATGAGAAGTATCCTCGTTTGATCGAACAATTCCAAGTGTTAAACCTTCAGCCAAAGGTGGTTGCGGCTGGTGCTTGGCATGCAGCTGTGGTGGGGCAGGACGGCCGGATTTGCACATGGGGCTGGGGTCGTTGTGGCTGCTTGGGTCATGGTAATGAAGAATGTGAATCTGTACCTAAGGTGGTGGAAGAGTTGAGAGATGTCAAAGCAGTTCATGTTGCTACAGGAGATTACACCACCTTTGTAGTGGCTGATAATGGTGATGTGTATTCATTTGGTTGTGGAGAATCTGCCAGTCTTGGCCATAACCCTGAGAATAATGAACAG GGAGACATGCATGCAAATGTGTTAAGTCCAAAGCTTGTGAGTTCAATGAAAGAGATCAATGaaaaggtggtgcagattagtCTGACCAATTCCATATATTGGAATGCTCATACCTTTGCCTTAACTGAATCAGGGAAGTTGTATGCCTTTGGGGCTGGGGACAAAGGACAACTAGGTGTAGAGCTTGGTGCCAACCACACTGAAAGAGGAAAGCCAGAGCGACTTGATATTGATCTTGGTTAA